Below is a window of Mus caroli chromosome 2, CAROLI_EIJ_v1.1, whole genome shotgun sequence DNA.
GAGCTCACCACAGATTCCATGATCCCCAAGTATGCCACGGCTGAGATCCGCAGTGAGTGCTGCCCCTTGGGGGGACCCCCTCTTTCCTTGCAGAAGGTCCTTCTTCCTCACCTCGTGCTCCCGAGTCTCTCTATccaccctcttctccttcctctctcccttttgtctTTCCTCCCTGTGCATCCCCCCatctcctgctcctgccaccccATTCAGATAACAGCACAGAGGTCTATCCACCAGCTTCTCTCCAGTCCGTGAAACCCCCTAGGGAGGCCCAGCTGCAGATACCTGAGGTCAAAGACTGGGAAAGGGTCCTGCATAGGTAGCCAAGAACACCGAGTGACATCAGGGTTGAGGTTTCTACAGAAGGCTGCAAGACACCcaataggtctttttttttttttttttctgatctgaaGTCACCCATATATTCTCCTAACTATCAGGCTGCCTACAGTCAGTGGACGAGAATTAGACCCAGTCAGACAGCCCACCCAACAATAGTTTATTTGTGGGGATTTGGGTCTAGATTCTGTTATGGTATTTGGTGGCCCTAGAGGCAGAAGAGCCATGACCTTCTCTGATAGGTCCTACATAGTAAGTGGTcaccccctctccttcccatcctcctctGTCCCAGGGTTGTGCAAAGGTGGGGAGGGGTTGGGTTGTGGAACTCAGTCCTAGCTCCAAGAACCCTGTAAGGAAGACTCAGGAGCTATGCTGGTGCTCCCATTCAGTCAGCCACAACCTGGATGAAGCTGCCAACAGGCAAAGATAACACAGCTTTTGCCATGCCAGGGTCACCACTCCTGGAAGGAAAGTCAAGGTCAGGCCATGACAGCGAAAGATAAGGAAACTTGGGCAGCCAGGGGTTGAGGGTGGAGGTCTCTGTACCAAACGCCAAAAAGGCTCATGCCTTGAAGATTAGCCCAGAGTCACTCTTGTGCATTTGAATGTGTGTACCAAGAAGTGCATACCGAGATATCcaccaggcatggtagcagaTGCCTTTAAACTCAGGTGtcagaggaagttccaggccagtctgttacacagagaaaccctgttgggGGCAGATGTGGATATTCACTACAACATAGTGAGAAATATCACTGGAAACAACCTTGGTGTCTACAAGTTAGAGACAGAGTAAATTCGCTGTTATGCTAAAAAATAATAGTCACGTGGGATAGTCTCAAGATACACTAATGGGTGTAAAAAGAGGATCGACCCAAACACATAGTGTGCCCTCTGCTCTAGCAAGTCCTGAAGAATGCCCCAGGCTCTTCGTACAAGGAATGGTTCTGGAAAGGTGTATAAGAAACTGCAGTAGTGTTGGTCTCCAGGGAACACAGCTGAGAGTCTGAAGATAAAGAGGTaactgtttggtttggtttggtttggtttggtttgagcgTTTTTGAGACAGCCTTATGTAGTctagtctggtcttgaactcgctATGTaaccgaggatgaccttgaactcctgatcgtTCTgcctccaagagctgggattacagacatgtttGTCACCCCATCTGACtacaaagacttatttttatcacacctcttttgcttttgcttgcaTTTTTAACTATGGATGTTTTAATGTCTGTATAACCTGTACACAAACCAGttagttaaaatttttaaaatctagtttcAATATCAGGGTCAGGACAACACAGAGGTAGGTCCCAGGGTCACAAAATCCTGGGATTATGGCAACATCCAAGAACAAATGGGAACATtcatgaaaggaaaagaggaatacTTGTGGGGCAGGACAGGTGCGGGACAGGTGCAGGAAAGGTGTGGGACAGGTGCAGGACAGGTGCAGGACAGGTGTGGGACAGGTGCAGGACAGGTGCAGGATGTGGAGAACTGAAGGAAGTCTAGTGGAGGCAGAGTGGAACATGGGGCAGTGGCAGCATCTTGTGTGGATCTGAGGGGAAGGCTTGGAGGAGGGGGAGCTTTACAGACAAACAATGGGCCTTGACCCTAGCAGCTCTGTATTTCCCAAAGAGAATTTCCCTGAGAGAGGAAGTATGACCTTGGTTGCCATTTAAGTGAGTGGTGCTGTGGCCTGGCGAGGCTGTGAGCACCcgagaacttgctctgtagatcaaattggccttgaactcacagagatccacctgcctctgcttctgagtgctgggattaaaggtgtgcgccaccgctgctctgtaaaattaaataagttaTAAGGCGGGAGGGGGGAGAACAGAGGACATGATTAGTCCAGAAAAGGAGATGTGGGCTAGGGGTTTTGGAGTGGTCTGGTGCATGGGAATTTATTTGAGAGTCTGAGATGGGACAGGGTTTGGGGTATCTCAATGAGAGGTAGGGCAGCTGAGAGACAGATCCCATGGTCCCTGAAGACAAGCAGAGAGCTGTGCACAGAAGATCTTTGGAAGAGGGGGATGCGAGTGGGGTGAAGTAACAcgtaggagacagaggcaggaggatcaccgcaagtttgaggccagcctggtctatacagcaagttctaagccagccagggctgaaACTCATACGAGATCATAGGTGGCCACTGAGTGCTGATTGTCCCATGGGGAGTGTCCTGTGGGGAATGCTGCAGGAAGAGCCTTCAGGGCCTGGTTTAAGGTGAGGGGCTCTGAGGACATCCCAGGCTGGGCTGGCTTCATCTGTCGGAGGAGACTCTGGAAAGGGGAAGAGCTCTGGGTTTCAGGTTCTACACATTTCCAGCatcatcttctcctcctcctcctccttctcctcctcctcctcttcctcctcttcttcaaggCTACAGTCTCCCCTTCAGCAAGGTTTACTGGCCCCTTGTGCCCCAGGCAGGTGACTTTCTCCCAGTCCTGTGGGAAGAAGCCCTAGCGAGCAGGGAGACAGGACCTTTCCTATTCTTTCCCAGGACATTTAGCCAATGCCACcacagacctcatgaaactggaccACGAGGAGGAACCACAGCTCTCTGAGCCCTACCTTTCTAAACAGAAGAAGCTTATGGTGAGTACCCTGCCTATGCCCCGCCCCAAAGACAGGGACAACTAGATGCAAATGATTCTAAATGGAAGATCAGAAGATGCTGTGACCTGGAAAAAGTACAGGTTGGCTCCTCCAATCATGTCTCCTCTACCATATCCTGGCTATTTGGCCATGGAAAATCACTGCTACACCAGCCTCTGGTTTCTTATGTTGCCCCTGGAAACACAGTCCTGAACCCAGGTTCTTGCATCAGACAGTATGGAGAGATTGTTCCAAGGATATGGGAGAGGTAGGGAAGAGGATGGCCAAGCCTCCTCTGACCCTGCAAAAAGCTCTGGAATATGAAAGGCACCCTATAGCTGGCCGGGCTTCAATACCCTGTATCAGTCAGCCATTGGCTACAGAccgtatgtgggggtggggatcatCTTCCATGTGCTTCTGAGCAGAATTGGCAGAGAGCCATTCTCTGGGAGAAGAACATCAGTGCACTTAGCACAGTGGTACCGTTGCTCCAGTCCCATGCCAGGGAATGTGCGCAAGGTGGCCGAGCTCACTGGACTGGCTCAGTCCTGGATAAGGGTACATTCAGTGGTGAGCCGTGTCACATACAGGAGGGGGTATTTGAAGGCAgggtcttttgtgtgtgtgtgtgtgtgtgtgtgtgtgtgtgtgtgtgtgagggtgttaggCAGAGCTCCTTCATCATCTCTGCATATCATGGCTCTCATGAGACCAGCTCACGCTGGAGCACCTCTCCTGCCTGTCCTGCCCATAGGCCAAGATCCTGGAGCACGATGACGTGAGCTACCTGAAGAAGATCCTCGGGGAGCTGGCTATGGTGCTGGACCAGATTGAGGCGGAGCTGGAGAAGAGGAAACTGGAGAATGAGGGTAGGTGCTGTACCAGCGGTGAAGGGGTCAGCCCACCTGCTTGCCCTACCCACTCTGTCAATCCCCAGCCTCTTTCTCCCAGAGATAGATCCCAGAGCCTTGCCAGCTGGTTAGGATCAGGAGCTGTGGAGTCAGGCAGACCTAAGGTCTAGGGCTGCAGTGGCCTTGACAAGTCCTGCCCTGTACTGGGACCTGGGTCTCCCATACACAGAGTGGAGAGAATGACAGAATCATTGAGACATTTGGAGTACTCGGGATGGCATCATGTGGCATGCGTTTACTCTGTGGGTGAAGAGGACAGTATGGTGACTGTTAGCATTCACGGTCTCACCTGACCCTGAAAGGGGACATCTTTGGGCTCTTACTGCTGCTGTAGGGTAGGTCTCGGACCCTGTCATGACAGCTTCTCTCCCGCCCCACACCTTTGCAGCAACGCTAGCCTGGTGTCCCCTCTGTGACAGTCTGCCTCATCAGCTGGTAGCACACGGTCGTTCTGAGCTCACCTTGCAGTAAAGAATGACTGTAAGCTtctgaccccccccccgcccccctgcgCTCCAATCTCTCAAAGGTTGGGATTACAAGACATGTTCTACCATGCCCAGGTTTATCCAGGGCAAGGGTTCAAGCCCAGGGCCCAGTGCATGCTCCCGATGGAGCTAtgcctcagctccttcaatctgAGATTGATAGTCTATGAAGCCCCTTGAAAAGATGGCAAATACCTACGGAGGAGGGAGATTGAGCCAGTCACCTCTGTAGGAGAACACTGCTTCAGGCACAGGAGCCTGCCAATGCAGGGCTCTGAGGTGAGATCGGACTTGTCGTGAGGCTCTGCAAGGAGATCCATGTGGTGGATAAGACTCAAGAGGGAAGCAGACTCTTGGGCCTGGAAAGAAGTGGGGGCAGCACACAGGTAAGACCACAGGGCTTTGCTCTGTCAGTGAAGCATCGGCTTGACAGGTCCCACTTAGACCTTAACAGGATCCCtctgtgtgctgctgtgctgATAGTAGATAAGGAGGCAGAAGCGGAGTCAAGGGAACCATTTAAGAAGCACTGTGATcacttggggaggagagagtggTAGTTCATGTTGGGATGGTGCAAGAAGAGAcactagagtgtgtgtgtattctgaagAGAAAGCTAATTAGACGGACTGGCAGACTGACTATGCGCAAGACGGAAGAAATTGTTCCCGGTGGCACCTGGGCTCTGGCACTTAATAGAAGGGGGGAGAGACACTACTGCAGTGGGGTGTGGTGAGCTTGGGAGCCCCAATCCAGAATTCCCTGCTGGACATGTTTAATTTGGAATGCACAGTGACACTAGGTGGAGCTATCAACCAAACAATATAAGTCTACAACTTTGGGTGGTGCAGCCTGTAATTCCATCAttctggaggttgaggcaggaggatcacaagtttgaggccagttttggCTTTAGAGTCTGTTTCCAAAattgagagagaggaagagagagagacagagacagagacagacagagacacagagacagacagacacagacagaggggagagacggggagtggggtgggggagcagggaacGTAGTTCAGTTGGCAGAGCGGTTACCTAGCTTGTACCAAGTCCTAGGTTTGActcccccagcactgcataaacttgGTGTGGTGGTAAAAGCCTACAATCCTAACTCTCAGGTGTGGGCAGGAGGATGAGACAGTCAAGGTTATCTTCACTATAGTGTAttggaggacagcctgagctacacaggaccttgtctcaaaaaaacaaacaaacaaacaaacaaaaacaaaacaaaacaaagccaggaaAAGCAGAGGGCAGATCTGTGCAATTTACAAATCAGTTGATTTGAAGGAAGAGCGGAGAAGGCTGGTGTGAGGATATGGCGGAACTGCTAAGAAGGTTTGGGAGGGAATGGCCTCAGGAGAGAGACACTGGCAGGCAGACCAGAGCCAGGGCTTCTAAGAAGTGAGTACCAGGTGTCCTCTCGCTCTCCAGGGCAGACGTGCGAGCTGTGGCTCTGTGGCTGTGCCTTCACCCTGGCGGATGTCCTCCTGGGAGCCACCCTGCACCGCCTCAAGTTCCTGGGACTGTCCAAGAAATACTGGGAAGACGGCAGCCGGCCCAACCTGCAGTCCTTCTTTGAGAGGGTCCAGAGACGCTTTGCCTTCCGGAAAGTCCTGGGCGACATCCACACCACCCTGCTGTCAGCTGTTATCCCCAACGCGTTCCGACTGGTCAAGCGGAAACCGCCATCCTTCTTTGGGGCATCCTTCCTCATGGGCTCCTTGGGTGGGATGGGCTACTTTGCCTACTGGTACCTCAAGAAAAAATACATCTAGAGCTGGGCTGGGGCCTGGTGTGTGACTGGCGGTGTCTCTGTGCTGTGTGCTTCCCAAATCCTGCTCAGTTACTCACTGTCCCATGAGCACTGGACAGACCTTCCTGCCCCTTCTTCCTAGTAATTCTATTGTCAGTGTGACAACATTCCATAGTTTAGAAGTAGACATTGTCAACGCCGTGATTTGAGGCTACGGCTCTaccagaggacagagagagaaagcgagagaAAGGAAATCCAAATGTCTTTTCTGCTGATTCAAAGACTCAAGACGTTACTGTGGGGACTGGTTAGCATCTGAGGTGAGTCCCAGAGTGTTCCACCCGGCAGGGCCCAGGTTCTGGGAGGTGCTGGGGACTCAGAGGGCCTGACCCCAGCCTCCCGTTCCCTCTTGGCAGGGACCTCTTCTATAGGACAAAGCCAACATGGAGACCCAACTCATCTAACCAGTACCTCTGTCTGGGACTGGAGAGCCAGAGTCCCCGTGGAAAGTCTCTGAAGACCAGAAGGGGTCTCATTCTTCTCCTGGACATGGACTGAGACAGCAGTGGCTCAAGCCAAGCAGTGGCACCCTAAAACCCATCTCTGGCTGGGATCAACTAATTCCATGGGCACACCCTTCACCCCTTTCCTCCTCATTGGCCAGCTGGTGAGGGTTGGCACTTACCTAGAAATCCTGAGGCAGCAGCGCGTCAGCCACTCCTACCTTGAGTTGAGTTCCCACCCTTCACGGTGGGCCTCTCAGCAAAAGCCATGTTGACCTTCCCTCCCAAGGTCAGTCTCAGCTCAAGAACAGGGGTGCCTCCCTCATGGTCTCCACCTCTGAAGGTCCTTCTCAGCTCACGAGCGGGGGTGCATCCACCTCCtcccctttttttcccccaggaacTCCTCATACTGCATGCAGTGGGGTCTCTCCTCCACACTGCTCCCCCGGTCTCACTTTCCTGTGCCTTCTGCATGTTGAGAAAGGGTTTGGGTGTCACTGCCGCTCATGCTTAGAGTCCCCAATAAAGCATCCAGGAGGAGCGATTGCTTTTCATTTCTAAACCGTGTGGTCCTATTCAACTCTCATTTCCAAAGTCAGGACAGAGGGCTGGAGGCGTGAGGTTTCAGATCCAGCTATTCCGAAGATCAAGCTCACCTGGCAAGGCGGCCATTGACTACcttcccagcaattgggaggccaaggaaggacagaaggacagagacagatcACCTGCTGCCAAAAACTTCTGACATGGTCATAAGTCCACTTATGCATTTGGGTACCTAATTTCAGCTTACAGAGTGTGTTTATATCCATTTGCTTACCTCTGCTCTTCGAGGTTGACCACGGCACCTGTCCCCATCCAAATTTCTAAGTGGGAGAAACATTAAAATGCTCACAGATGAGAGAATATAGCTTGTTCCTGAAAAGgcatagttttatttattctacaaaaaaaaaaaaaaaagcatgaaaatgtGTGTAATTTCAGCAAGGTTACAAGAGAACAAATAGGGCAGGAGATGCGGTTCCATTGGCAGAGTGCTGGCCCAGC
It encodes the following:
- the Gdap1l1 gene encoding ganglioside-induced differentiation-associated protein 1-like 1 — protein: MATPNNLTPTNCSWWPISALESDAAKPVETPDAPEASSPAHWPKESLVLYHWTQSFSSQKVRLVIAEKGLACEERDVSLPQSEHKEPWFMRLNLGEEVPVIIHRDNIISDYDQIIDYVERTFTGEHVVALMPEVGSPQHARVLQYRELLDALPMDAYTHGCILHPELTTDSMIPKYATAEIRRHLANATTDLMKLDHEEEPQLSEPYLSKQKKLMAKILEHDDVSYLKKILGELAMVLDQIEAELEKRKLENEGQTCELWLCGCAFTLADVLLGATLHRLKFLGLSKKYWEDGSRPNLQSFFERVQRRFAFRKVLGDIHTTLLSAVIPNAFRLVKRKPPSFFGASFLMGSLGGMGYFAYWYLKKKYI